Proteins encoded in a region of the Paramagnetospirillum magneticum AMB-1 genome:
- a CDS encoding UDP-N-acetylmuramoyl-L-alanyl-D-glutamate--2,6-diaminopimelate ligase produces the protein MTATAPARDVTITGLTADSRAVRPGYLFAALPGTKADGRAFIPAALAAGAVAVLAPEGSRPDLPPEVVLVTDANPRRRFALMASAFHGAQPRVMTAVTGTNGKTSTAEFFRQIMARLGHAAAAIGTLGITAPGWDNQGGLTTPDPAGLHADLARLAEMGVTHACMEASSHGLDQHRLDGVRLMAAAFTNLTRDHLDYHADMNAYAEAKLRLFAEVLPEGATAVINADSDLAPRAVELCAKRGITVLGFGRTARDLRLIEARPTAAGQELDLEIMGRAVTIRLPLAGRFQADNALAALGLALACGADPVAALEALGHLDGVPGRLQQVASRANGAPIYVDYAHTPDALETVLKALRPHAARRLVAVFGCGGDRDAGKRPLMGAIGCRLADAMIVTDDNPRSEDPAAIRAAVRGACPAGIEIADRRGAIRAAVSGLQKGDVLVIAGKGHEQGQIVGASVLPFDDAAEARDAVRLADGDAS, from the coding sequence ATGACGGCGACAGCGCCCGCCCGCGATGTGACCATCACCGGCCTGACCGCCGATTCCCGCGCGGTCAGGCCGGGCTATCTTTTTGCCGCCCTGCCCGGAACCAAGGCCGACGGGCGGGCGTTCATCCCCGCCGCGCTCGCCGCCGGCGCCGTGGCCGTGCTGGCCCCCGAGGGCTCGCGCCCCGACCTGCCGCCCGAGGTGGTGCTAGTCACCGATGCCAATCCCCGCCGCCGCTTCGCCCTGATGGCCTCGGCCTTCCACGGCGCCCAGCCCCGGGTGATGACCGCCGTCACCGGCACCAACGGCAAGACCTCCACCGCCGAGTTCTTCCGCCAGATCATGGCCCGCCTGGGCCACGCCGCCGCCGCCATCGGCACCCTGGGCATCACCGCGCCGGGCTGGGACAACCAGGGCGGACTGACCACCCCCGACCCCGCCGGGCTGCACGCCGATCTCGCCCGGCTGGCCGAAATGGGCGTCACCCATGCCTGCATGGAGGCGTCCAGCCACGGCCTGGACCAGCACCGCCTGGACGGCGTCCGGCTGATGGCCGCCGCCTTCACCAACCTGACCCGCGATCATCTCGACTACCACGCCGACATGAACGCCTATGCCGAGGCCAAGCTGCGGCTGTTCGCCGAAGTGCTGCCCGAGGGCGCCACCGCGGTGATCAACGCCGATTCCGATCTGGCGCCCCGCGCCGTCGAGCTGTGCGCCAAACGCGGCATCACCGTGCTGGGCTTCGGCCGGACCGCCCGCGACCTGCGGCTGATCGAAGCCCGGCCCACCGCCGCCGGCCAGGAGTTGGACCTGGAGATCATGGGCCGCGCCGTGACCATCCGCCTGCCGCTGGCCGGACGCTTCCAGGCCGACAACGCCCTGGCCGCCCTGGGGCTGGCCCTGGCCTGCGGCGCCGACCCGGTGGCGGCACTCGAGGCGCTGGGACACCTGGACGGCGTGCCCGGCCGCCTGCAGCAGGTGGCCAGCCGCGCCAACGGCGCCCCGATCTATGTGGATTACGCCCACACCCCCGACGCGCTGGAGACGGTGCTGAAGGCCCTGCGTCCCCATGCCGCCCGCCGTCTGGTGGCGGTGTTCGGCTGCGGCGGCGATCGCGATGCCGGCAAGCGCCCCCTGATGGGCGCCATCGGCTGCCGTCTGGCCGACGCCATGATCGTCACCGACGACAACCCCCGCTCGGAAGACCCGGCCGCCATCCGCGCCGCCGTGCGCGGCGCCTGCCCCGCCGGCATCGAGATCGCCGACCGCCGCGGCGCCATCCGCGCCGCCGTGTCGGGCCTGCAGAAGGGCGACGTCCTGGTCATCGCCGGCAAGGGCCACGAGCAGGGCCAGATCGTCGGCGCCTCCGTGCTGCCCTTCGACGATGCCGCCGAAGCCCGCGACGCCGTCCGTCTCGCCGATGGAGACGCCTCATGA